From Candidatus Gastranaerophilales bacterium, one genomic window encodes:
- the nusB gene encoding transcription antitermination factor NusB has translation MQARRAARELSLILFSQLNKKFDTFSEKEFEDIILKSVRTLTNSATEDLKIASQSLLDIREFIDEYEANDPTNLERPIGLSDKPVALPMTSDMVGKIDELMNVSEKAMMALEIAEMTALQENSDVKDYILKVVDSYRDNHESIDEQIKKFAHGWDINRLVKIDKDILRIAIAEMLFVKEAPLKVIIDEAVELAKKYSTDDSASFVNGILGKVVIDNDLK, from the coding sequence ATGCAAGCCAGACGTGCAGCGAGAGAACTATCTTTGATTTTGTTTTCTCAATTGAATAAAAAATTTGACACATTTAGTGAAAAAGAATTTGAAGATATTATTTTAAAATCTGTCAGGACTCTTACAAATAGTGCTACTGAAGATTTGAAAATTGCAAGTCAATCACTCCTCGATATAAGGGAGTTTATTGATGAATATGAGGCTAATGACCCCACTAATCTCGAAAGACCTATAGGGCTTTCAGATAAACCTGTTGCTCTTCCCATGACTTCTGATATGGTAGGAAAAATTGATGAGTTGATGAATGTCTCAGAAAAAGCTATGATGGCTCTTGAAATCGCTGAAATGACCGCTCTTCAAGAAAATTCAGACGTTAAAGATTACATATTGAAGGTTGTTGATTCTTATCGTGATAATCACGAATCTATTGATGAACAAATCAAAAAGTTTGCTCACGGCTGGGATATTAACAGACTTGTTAAAATTGATAAAGATATTCTCCGCATCGCAATAGCTGAAATGCTTTTTGTTAAAGAAGCTCCTTTGAAGGTTATCATTGATGAAGCGGTAGAACTTGCTAAAAAATATTCTACAGATGACAGTGCTTCTTTTGTTAATGGCATTTTAGGCAAGGTCGTAATTGATAACGATTTGAAATAA
- a CDS encoding Mu transposase C-terminal domain-containing protein, with protein MDINFTPEKSKQIALARLDLIHQWQEFRRKSTNKLSADYDFVKLHNSSNSYLFEILGKISRGSLHRWNNLLNGSEDYTLLLPQYKYSCIVEYRTVLTDEEIRIFMGLLLHPNRLSIGKATALTKYKLKQQGQNFIPADITFRRYAKWFKDNNYDKWILARDGEKALSDKVEPYIKRDASLLEVGDILVADGHKLAFQVINPFTGKPKMATLVGFLDWKSTALVGYEIMLEENTQCIASALRNSIINLDMIPKVVYQDNGRAFRAKYFTDDKGFSELGFNGLYSKLGIETVFARPYNARAKVIERFFKEFQEGFEKLLPSYVGSAISEKPAYLKRNERFHANLHSEYVPTIEEADFGKCGVERSERARPAAVNGGMKHFAKQNCGMKSEFTKLPTIQDTIKIIDMWLSFKNSQPCPNSPDKMIAEVLEDRKRQNINTDTLDDLMLATEVKTIQRNGIRFLNYDYFDERLYGFKNKVRIKYNLFDLTSIKVFTIKGEYLCKAERVTETHPMAKILGDVKDLEDYKQKIEKQRKLRKKTINSVKELLSNDECKFIETKIIKNEEFLTPVKTSFKSSLNGVYKNNSEKYEYLVKNNPQDKWIEEFKQTKEYKLLYD; from the coding sequence ATGGATATAAATTTTACACCAGAAAAGTCAAAACAAATTGCACTCGCAAGATTAGATTTAATTCACCAATGGCAAGAATTTAGAAGAAAATCTACAAATAAATTATCTGCCGACTATGATTTTGTAAAATTACATAATTCTTCAAATTCATATTTATTTGAGATCTTAGGAAAAATATCGAGAGGAAGTTTGCATCGTTGGAATAATTTGTTAAATGGAAGTGAAGATTATACTTTACTTCTACCTCAGTATAAATATTCTTGTATTGTAGAATATCGAACAGTTTTAACCGACGAAGAAATCAGAATCTTTATGGGTTTGTTGCTACATCCGAACCGACTTTCAATCGGTAAAGCTACGGCATTGACAAAATACAAACTAAAACAACAAGGTCAAAATTTTATCCCAGCCGATATAACATTCAGAAGATATGCAAAGTGGTTCAAAGACAACAATTATGACAAATGGATACTTGCCAGAGATGGTGAAAAAGCTCTGTCAGATAAAGTTGAACCATATATCAAACGTGATGCGAGTTTGCTTGAAGTCGGAGATATTTTAGTCGCCGACGGTCATAAATTAGCTTTTCAAGTGATAAATCCATTCACAGGAAAACCCAAAATGGCGACATTAGTTGGATTTTTGGATTGGAAATCAACAGCTTTGGTTGGCTATGAAATTATGTTAGAGGAAAATACTCAATGTATAGCTTCCGCTCTCCGTAATTCAATAATAAATTTAGATATGATTCCCAAAGTTGTTTATCAAGATAACGGCAGAGCTTTTAGAGCAAAGTATTTTACAGACGATAAAGGGTTCTCGGAACTTGGTTTTAACGGATTGTACTCAAAACTCGGAATAGAAACAGTATTTGCAAGACCATATAATGCAAGGGCGAAAGTTATAGAACGATTTTTTAAAGAATTTCAAGAAGGTTTTGAAAAATTATTACCAAGTTATGTCGGCTCAGCAATTTCTGAAAAACCTGCGTACTTAAAAAGAAATGAAAGATTTCATGCAAATTTACATTCCGAATATGTACCGACAATTGAAGAAGCGGATTTTGGCAAGTGCGGAGTCGAACGAAGTGAACGAGCACGTCCTGCGGCGGTGAACGGTGGAATGAAGCATTTTGCGAAGCAAAACTGCGGAATGAAATCCGAGTTCACCAAGCTGCCAACAATCCAAGACACAATAAAAATTATTGATATGTGGTTGAGTTTTAAAAATTCTCAACCTTGTCCAAATTCTCCTGACAAAATGATTGCAGAAGTTTTAGAAGATAGAAAGCGTCAAAATATAAACACTGATACATTGGACGATTTGATGTTAGCAACCGAAGTTAAGACAATTCAGAGAAATGGCATAAGATTTTTGAACTACGATTATTTTGATGAACGACTTTATGGTTTCAAAAATAAAGTGCGGATAAAATACAACCTTTTTGATTTAACAAGTATCAAAGTTTTTACGATAAAAGGCGAATATCTTTGTAAGGCAGAGAGAGTAACCGAAACTCATCCGATGGCGAAGATTTTGGGTGACGTAAAAGATTTAGAAGATTACAAACAAAAAATTGAAAAACAACGGAAGTTAAGAAAGAAAACGATAAATTCAGTCAAGGAATTGTTATCTAATGATGAATGCAAATTTATTGAAACAAAAATTATAAAAAATGAAGAATTTTTAACACCCGTTAAAACGTCGTTTAAAAGCTCTTTAAATGGCGTTTATAAAAATAATTCTGAAAAATATGAATATCTTGTGAAAAATAATCCTCAAGATAAGTGGATTGAAGAATTTAAACAAACAAAGGAGTACAAATTATTGTATGATTAG
- a CDS encoding AAA family ATPase, whose product MTADNFNLLCKKLKQKPKLIIIDEIDYLMNNSKTIETLRDIHDETDCPIIFVGMGLAHRKLERYKHLYDRFLEILQFETFEVADLKQIFDELSEVTVTADAIEYIYKKYNRFRQIIQLINQLETIAKENNFTEITEETVRQII is encoded by the coding sequence TTGACTGCGGACAACTTCAATTTACTTTGTAAAAAACTAAAACAGAAGCCAAAGCTGATTATCATTGATGAAATTGATTATTTGATGAATAATTCAAAAACAATAGAAACTTTGCGTGATATTCATGATGAAACAGATTGCCCGATAATCTTTGTTGGGATGGGTTTAGCACATAGAAAACTTGAACGATACAAACATTTATATGATAGATTTTTAGAAATTCTGCAATTCGAAACTTTTGAAGTAGCGGATTTAAAACAGATTTTTGATGAATTATCAGAAGTTACAGTAACTGCTGATGCAATTGAATATATCTATAAAAAATATAATCGTTTCAGGCAAATTATTCAGTTGATAAATCAGTTGGAAACTATTGCTAAAGAGAATAATTTTACTGAAATTACCGAAGAAACAGTGAGGCAGATAATATGA
- a CDS encoding helix-turn-helix domain-containing protein, whose amino-acid sequence MSKKRHYNEAERLFICDGLSADEIARKFEISRRTIFYWKKEYNWDKKRADYLFNNTRMSFEINDFTRKLMDKIMTDIDNNRQVSQSEIYTVLNLIKRMLEIKNYEDEIVKAKKEEKPKELTPELIMQINKDILGWDGTY is encoded by the coding sequence ATGAGTAAAAAACGACATTACAACGAAGCAGAACGACTTTTTATATGTGATGGATTGTCAGCAGATGAAATAGCAAGAAAATTTGAGATTTCACGCAGAACAATTTTTTATTGGAAGAAGGAATATAATTGGGATAAGAAGCGAGCGGATTATTTGTTCAACAATACCAGAATGAGCTTTGAAATCAATGATTTTACAAGAAAGTTGATGGATAAAATTATGACGGATATTGATAACAATAGACAAGTTAGCCAGTCAGAAATTTATACGGTTTTAAACTTAATAAAACGCATGCTAGAAATCAAAAATTACGAAGACGAAATCGTCAAAGCTAAAAAAGAAGAAAAACCGAAAGAACTGACGCCTGAATTGATTATGCAAATAAACAAAGATATTCTTGGTTGGGACGGAACTTATTAA
- a CDS encoding virulence protein RhuM/Fic/DOC family protein: MNSNGQNEIIIYQAKNGKTQIDVKLQDETVWLTQKQMAELFDKNVRTVNEHINNIFKEGELNKIAVIRNFRITAIDGKQYDTNFYNLDVIISVGYRVKSLRGTQFRIWANSILKDYLVKGYAVNEKVLQTQREKITALQTSINLLSRSLTNQIETVDAAQQVAIILDKFAKGLDLLDNFDHKTLDTKGETKREAIRISTKEFLSVVNKMKSEFASDVFANPKDDSFDSSVNQIYQTFDGTELYPTLEEKASMLLYLITKNHSFSDGNKRIAASCFLYFLDKNDILYKNNLPTIDNATLFALTILIAESNPTEMETMKQIVVSVLNG, from the coding sequence GTGAATAGTAACGGCCAAAACGAAATCATAATTTATCAAGCTAAAAACGGCAAAACTCAAATTGATGTAAAACTTCAAGATGAGACAGTTTGGCTTACGCAAAAACAAATGGCTGAATTGTTTGATAAAAATGTAAGAACCGTAAACGAACACATTAATAATATTTTTAAAGAAGGTGAATTGAATAAAATTGCAGTTATCCGGAATTTCCGGATAACTGCAATTGACGGCAAACAGTACGATACAAACTTCTATAATCTTGATGTGATTATTTCTGTCGGCTATAGAGTAAAGTCTTTGAGAGGTACGCAATTCCGTATTTGGGCGAACAGTATTTTGAAAGATTATTTAGTTAAAGGCTACGCTGTTAATGAAAAAGTTTTACAAACTCAAAGAGAAAAAATTACGGCTTTGCAAACTTCGATAAATTTGCTTTCAAGAAGTTTGACTAATCAAATTGAAACAGTTGATGCGGCTCAACAGGTTGCAATTATTTTGGATAAATTTGCAAAAGGGCTTGATTTGCTTGATAATTTTGACCACAAAACACTTGATACTAAAGGCGAAACAAAACGTGAAGCAATTAGAATTTCAACAAAAGAATTTTTGTCTGTTGTAAATAAAATGAAATCAGAATTTGCGTCTGATGTTTTTGCAAACCCTAAAGACGATAGTTTTGATAGTTCTGTTAATCAGATTTACCAAACTTTTGACGGCACAGAACTTTATCCGACTTTGGAAGAAAAAGCTTCTATGTTGTTGTATTTGATAACAAAAAATCATTCATTTTCTGACGGCAACAAACGTATCGCTGCAAGTTGTTTCTTGTATTTTTTGGATAAAAATGACATTCTGTATAAAAATAATTTGCCAACGATTGATAATGCAACCCTATTTGCATTGACGATTTTAATTGCCGAAAGTAATCCTACAGAAATGGAAACAATGAAACAAATTGTTGTTAGTGTGTTGAATGGATAA